The DNA segment GGATAAGGGGCATCAGACTTGATGCCCAGATGGAGAAATCAGGTGATACaggaacacaaaacaaaagccaaaTCAAAACACACTTGGCCGCAAAGTCATGCTAGAATAGCCAGCGCAGGATATgttcgggccgggccgggccgggccgggccgggccgggccgggccgggccaggcctccctccctcccatcctCCCATCCTCCCTCGGCTGAAACGAGGAGCGGGATTGAGAAGACCAGGTGCAGACATGACACAGAAGaagcaaaaagaagaaatgcaGCAAGGCAAaaacacaatgcaaacaaatgtcagcGTTGCACAGAATAGAAGAGCAAACACGATGCTACTTTTTCCTATTGaccttcctttcctttcctttgccCGCAGCCCTGTCTGTTTATGGACTTCCCCGTCTAATTGCTTTATGGCAGCAATGGAAAGAGACACACGGAGCGTGTTGTAATCTCATTTTCCCACATGCTCATTAGAACATCAACAACACAGATGGCATTTTTGCAGCTTTCCAGGAAGTTCCTGGGCTATATTATGAGTTCCACCAAGCAACaaaaacaatggaggtggtgaGCTACGCTACGCtacgttacgttacgttacgtACTCTGTGTTTTTAGCAAAGAGTCCATGAAAGTATCAAAATGGAGTACGACAAGGTATTGGGAAAAACATCATCTCCATTTAAAGGGAGCTAGCTACACTGTTATTTTCTTTGCAAATGGAGCATTTCAAAACCATTTCAACTCGTCATGTATTGCAGCTGTATAGAAAGATTGGATTTATGGGTAGCATGCATTGTCAACGTGCATGTACTCCACTGGATCCCTGTCCAATGCTGAATGCATCCGATGGAACTTTAGCAAGTTACTTTTGAATGGTTCAGTCAttacagaaaaacaacaacattcacaTGATCCTCTTGTCTGCCAAAATGATAAGCGCATGCTGTGGAgtgaatgatttatttatttttttggaaacGAATGACTAGCCAGATGGGACACGTGGAGAAACTTAATACAGAAGATGTTGCAGGGAGCAAGTACACTAAAGACACCAACTAACTGGTGAAGTAAGGCTGTTTTTTTCTCCTCGGTAATTAGTGGAAAGAGGAGAAAAAGGATACGCTCGTAAAATGAATCGAAATGTAGTGATATTCCATAAATCCATTCCAACTGGACATAATCGGTATGTATCTTGTAATTCATGAGCCAATTCTTCCAATGGCCATGGTGGGAGCCGTAGGACCGACCATTCCATCAAAGCAGTCATTCGTGTGCTCaatgtcaaatcaaatcaaagccATTGAATCTTTCACAAGACATGTTGGAACGTTGACGCAAATAGAAGGAGAGCATCTCAATGAGATTGTAGCCTGAAATGTGCAAAATAGACGAGGATTTTCAAGACagcatgtgtttgtttttgttgatgctATCAGAGATGCTATCCGTTTTGTTCCATGACTACTCAGGCGAATCATACAAAAGCGCTGACCGAGCTACAAGTGGACACTGAAGCATGGTATCCATTTTGTACCATGACTACTCAGGCGAATCATACAAAAGCGCTGACCGAGCTACAAGTGGACACTGAAGCAGGCGCTAGGCCAGACAGctcccattttttcttttttacaacaAATGAGCTCGAGGGCTTCGTTTGTCAGCCCATTGGGCCCATTTTCAGCAACCATCCCTCCATTGGTCAGCTTGAAGGAAAACAAATCACTTCTTCAAGTCATCTGAGACATACCTCATTAGATCTGCTTTGTGCTGTTCAATACACTCTTTATGAAATCACCAAGCAGCCACTAAATACAATGCCCTTGACTAAACAGCAAGACCCTCAAATCAAAGGTAGTACGCATTGCTGACATCAGAAGGCTAAATTTAGGGGGCAGAAGGAGTCACAAGTCCGCAGGAAGAGCTAAACAAGAGTGCATGTGGGTGAAAGGACGCAAAATGTTGCTGCTCTCAAGTCCTCATGGGACCCATTACGCAATTTTGAGGCTTCTTACACGGCACACACGCACGCCGTGTTTATTTGCCGCttagaagaggggggggggggtgatgactTCATGTGAACTCTTTCTTCAATGACACAAAATGTGACTTCCTGAAGGCTAAGAGTGGCCCCCGTTGTCAAATTGAAAAGTCAATGTATGACTATCACTGCAAATGACTTCCTGTGGCTTAGTTAAACCTTAGCCGGCCGTCCGGCCGTCCGGCCGTCCGGAGTCAAGTCGGTGATGAGGTGCAGAGGCCGGCGGACGAGGAGGATATTAAAGGAAACCAGTGGGTTACTCAGTTACTTTGAAATGTGTGTACACATCACACATCACTTCCAAGTCTCCTCTTCATTTTCTGTGTCTTCGCATTATTTGGACATCTCATTTGCAAACAAAGCGcaataaatgaaatattcatCATTGAAGTTTTTCTCATAATTGCTTTTGCCAAAGCGCTTGAAATGGAAGCTGCACTTACGGCCGGCTTATGTCACTCACTGCGTAACCACGTccgccgcagccgccgccgccgccggtgtATGGCTTATATCACAAGCGTCTGGGCAAGGTCTGACTCTGCTGTCATGCTTGGCTGCAACATAAATCAATACATTACACATCAAGACAGACACGACTAACCAGGAGAGGCGTCTTGCCAATGACTGTTTTGTTTGAGGAGGCCCACCTGCTCTAGAAGAACATGAAAAGAAATATTCCCTGCAGCTGAATCTCTAATTACCACAAGGACACATCTAATTGTTCATTGGGACTGTTTGTGCAATGTTCCCAGCTCGTCATCGTTCTTTTCTAACTGCAGCTTTTCTGTTATATCTCGATGgccaattcattcattcattcatccatccattcattcatccattcattcatgccACAGACCTGTGCTCCAACACTACGGTTGAGACTAGGGTGCACGGCAAAGGGAACCAGATCAACTGCTTCGATTGGCCAAGACTGCCGTCGGTCGTGTCCACTCCCACCACGGCGCCGACTCTTTGACATCTGCTAGTCTGTGTTGTCTGAGTTTCAATGTAAAAGTGACTTCAAGCCAAAGAAAAGACTTTCACTCAGGGGTGACTCATTTCTGTTGCCATCCATCGGCTGCGCACACACCTAATGGGACTATTACTGCAGATACTACCAGGCAAGTGTAAAGCTGATGCTACGTCAAAGCTGCTAGACAAGGGCTACATGGCTACCAATTTCTTTGGAATAAGTTTCACATACAGACACTAATGTTCACACAAagctacaaaaacaaacattgataGATAaagtgccagccagccagccagcagttACCATGCCAGCACAAACACGGCATCCTTGAGTTGTACCGTGACCGTGACTCCCAGTACTCACATGTAGCCAGAAGAATTGCACGCACCTTCCTCCTGTTTTGAATCCATTTTCACACTGAAAAGAGGCCAGGTCATTTTCATATGTACATTTGAAAAGGGTTTTTTTACCCCCCAAATTCAGCCTCACATACTGCCAACGTTCACATGGACCTGCAAAAATCAATCACGTGATGCCTGGCCTGCAGTTGCCATGCCAGCACAAACCTAATATCCTTGTGTTCAACCAATGCTGTGACATACTTCaattgaagaaagaaaggagaataaaaaaaacagccctCAGCTTTCATTCAGCCACATAGACACGGTTGAAGGCTTTGCAAATGTTGCTTTTTCTCCTCCTTTCCAATGCAGTTGTCATTTGACCAAGACGTGCGAGGAAGgctgaagaaagaaagaaatatatcCAAACGATtcagagagaagaaaaagccaTCGAAATCAAAGACAATCAATCTGGCCTGAATCGAATGAAAAGATGGGGATTTCTGTTGGTATGCAACATTCGGAGGTGTTTCTCAAATGTCAACTATTGGAACACCACTCAACATGTTTGAGTGCATTTGCATACGGTTGAATGGATATTTCACTTTGGAACTTTGGGGTAGATGTTTGGGACCGCTTTCTGAAATCGAAAGGGAGCGTCATCATCGTCAAACTTTTAAATACGGCGAGCATagtgtttgtcattttgccacCTGGACATTCGTTACCTGACGGCTGGATTGTATTTGTCACGGAAACATCAATCATCACATCCCCCCCCATGAAAGAATCTGGAATGTCATGTTAAGCAACAGAATTGCTACCTGGAAAGAAATAGAAGAATCCAACATAGATGTGTAGgtcgttttgtttttattattgtctTGTTTTTTGCAAAAAGTGTCAGTCACAATaaatatacagtacataaaAATAGTGCCGGTTGCAAATGAACATTCGAGAGCGGTTACATCAACCCAGAAATGTAAACAttactcctgctgctgctgctgctgctgctgctgctgctgctgcggctgctcCAGTCGAGGATGACGTCGACGACCGCATTTTTCAAAGTACGGCGATGAAAAGTCACACGCGGTTGGACAGAACAAGGGAGCATTCTTTCAATGTGTGTGGGAGGGCAGTGAGTGGAACCCTGTCCGTATCCATGGTGACAGGCGCGTGCAAGCAGGTGGCAAAAAGTCCCAAACCTGCTTGCCTTTCCACCTTTTCTTTCGTCTTCCTTCCAATGGTCGGAGTCCTCCCTCCCTCGCGCTTAACTGATAAGGCACCTTTCTTTCTCTTTGGCTTGTCCTCCACCCACCGCCTTCTCTTTAATGTACATGAGGTCGCTGTGCACGCTGGGTCTTCGCGCGTACGGCGTGACCATGCCGTaggcctcgccgccgccgccgccgctgccgtccTTCATCTTCTTGTTCTTGACGGACTTTGTGCGCAGCATGTGGCAGTATTGCAGCGACACCTTTCGGTGCAGGTCGGGGCTCATCTCGTGGGGCAGCTTTGCCAAGGTGAACAAGGCCTGGAACATTTGGTCGACGTTCTCGTTGCGCTTGGCGGAGATCTCGAAATAGGCGCACttgttgtcgtcgtcgtcgccgccgccgccgtccaccAGTTGCTGGATGTCGGGCCGCTGCACCTGGCGGTGGAATTGGCGGTCAGCCTTGTTGCCGCATATGACCAGAGGCACGTCGAGCTTCTCTTTCATTTTGTTCTTGAGGCACAACTTGGTCTCGTAGATTTGACGCTTGAGGCGTTGCACCTCGTTGAAGGAGTCTctgttgtccaagctgaagaccAGGATGAAAACGTCGCCTGTGAGGGACGAAAAGAGCAAGtggagttgttgtttttgcaagaTGTGTGCAGGAAACCAAGTCAGAAAGAGAGCAGtcaaatgagtgagtgagtgtgtacCTGTCAGGATGGAAAGCCTGCGCATGGCTGGGAAGGGATGGTTGCCAGACGTATCCAGGATGTCCAGCTGGTAAACGTCCCCCTTGATGCTGTAGACCTTCCGATGAAAGTCCTCTATCGTGGGCGTGTACTGCTCGTCGAACCTCCCGTTGAGGAAGCGGGACACGATGGCCGTTTTGCCCACTTTGGTGGAGCCCAGAATCACCATCCTGGAGCAGTTCTTGGCCGGGATGTCAAAGTCGCTTTCCGAGGGGGGCATTTTCTTGATCATAGTGTCGCTCCTCCTTGAACGTGCACAGACTGCAGAGCTGCTTTCTTGAAGCTCGCGCGTGTGCCTTTCTGTTAGTCTGTCTGTTGGCTTGAGCCTGGGAGCTGCATTTAAGCGCGTGGGGGGCCCACTCCtacctccctgcctccctccctccctccctcccaagtAGATGGGCCACTCCTCCCTCGGACGTCAGCACTCAGTGAGATGAGAGGGTGGTGCGTCCGTcagtccgcccgcccgcccgcccgtccgtccgtagAGCGCAGTAAAAAACTGAGCCAAACTCCCACTGGTGCGTCAATCTTCCATTTCCCTAAATGTCACTGGAATTAAGTTTTCGGAATCTGCAAGGACAGGGAGTCCTTATTCTTCGAGATGCCTCTTAGCCAGTCTAACCCTTCTCCTCTATTATTTTTGTCCTTACTGGAGAATTTGCTGCACTTGTATATGCACCAAATACTCCACGAGTTACCAAACACCTCCTTGAACGTCGTCTTCACGTGACCCATATATACAtccaaacataaataaataatgattccGTTTCAATCAAAATGTACGTAGCTGGATCAATGAACTATGCCTAGTGCCGTTTTGCATCATTAGTAACACACAGGAGTGAAATGGTGAAAAGGGAAAAACTAGTCTCCCCATGACTCGGTTGGATTTGTTGAACGCCAACAATGGCTGCAGTTAACCCACTGGCCATATGGGAGCGCTAAAAGCACAATGTTAAGCAGATGTGTGCAGCGGTCACACAATGAAGTTTGATTGATGGACCTGCTTATGGTTGCACGTTTCATCATCTGAATTGAGAGGTGAGCCACATTTAGCCTCTCTtggacgggcggacggacggatggagcaAATTCAACTGGTCGAACTGGGTTCAGAGACGATTTTCTTAAATAacgttcaatcaatcaatcagtcaacaaatagatggatcggataAGACTCACCATGAGATGACTTGGCAATGTGACAAGTGACAGTGAGCaagacacaaaagaaaatgaacCAACAAGCAGACTGATGAGATGAGGAACACCTGAACAAAGACTGAGGGAGCTGATTGGAGGACACAAGGGACTGGACAGACAAGCACAGGTGAAAAAATGTTCCAACAAGACAACATGAGACAAAACCAAATGCATCCACTTTCCAAACTGCTGATTTGGCATTAGATAGGGTGACAGTTAGTTCATAGATAACCGAaagaaagagaaggaaaaaaaaaaaaaagagggtagGCTACACACAGTCATGAAATATTACCATGGACTCAGTTAGATCACTCAATCATGATCACGAGAAGGAAATGAGATTTTTGCAGGTCGGGCCGTGCTCATGTTGTGACCGACCGAGTGGCCACGACGGGGTGACCTTTGTCGAGGACCGTTTGGAACGACAGATGCTCTCGTCATTCCCCGCCCGTCTCTCCATTTTTTGAAGCGGGATCGCCCTGCCCTACTGCCCTATTGATTCCCTCCGGGTTCTGCGTGACCAGTATATCTTATTGCGAATGATCGATGCCTTCCAAAGGTACTCAAGTTTCTTCACCTATCGTGCGTGACCTTACGATCAGCAACTTGTCCAAAAATATGGGACAAATCAATGGCACCCATACATTCGCCCATTGGCGTGCGAGCCAAAGGAttgctgagcactttgaaagtCTCCAAAGCTTTCTTTCGGATTTCCTGAGCTTTCTTTTGCTCGCTCAGACAACACAGTCACATGAGCCATCCACCCGAGCGAGTCACAACCTCAGCTTTTGAACAAACGGACTCACTCAGCGTTGCGGcaaacgagcgagcgagcgagcgagcgagcgagcgagctcctTGTTAATGAGGGAGAAGCCgaatttttatttccattgtCCTAATGCTTTGATAGTTTGGTCGAAAAGATTGGAGCATTCATTTTCCCTGGAATTCTCTTGTTAATCAATAACGCCCGCCATCTCACAATCTTCTGGatgacagagagagaaagaaagaaatgctcCCACGGCCGAACAGAACAGGATGATGCCATCATTCACGTTTGCGGGTCCTCTGCCGATAGAGGTGCTCGGTGAAAGGTCTGCAAATGGAGCGAAACAAACAAAGATGGAGACACCGCATCGTACCGGGATCCGGGAAATGAAGCGGGCGGGACTTTACTCTACGGCCATCCAAGAAGGATTTGAACAAATACCAATTGGTGACTGACCGTTGGGAAACATTCAACCCGGACCTGATTTCGAGGAATTGTTTGTCTGATGAGTCTTATGATCGAGTCTTCtttggaaaagagagaaaaaaaaaaggcaactttGACCAGGGCTCGCCCACAAGTGAGGCAAGCCGCTTAACGTTCTCCACCGCCGTTGGGCCGAGAAAGCTTTGCTCTTCTGTGGCTTTCAAGTGAAAGGGTCTCGCTTCATTTCGGATCCAGTCGAATAGAAAAGCAGCAGTGTAAATATTTCCCAGCCGACGCATTTGTATGATTGATTCCCCTCACTCAATGAGAATGAATGACCTAGTGTCACACAGTCTGCAAGGGGGGCAAAAGTGACAACATCTGGGAGATAGACGGCAGCCATTGCCAAGCCTAGACATGCTCCGACATTTCCGGATCATGGCAGCAAAACTTCAAAAGCCATGCCGCATCACTCATGCACGCCTCCAATGACATCAGGAGGTTTGTAGGGCATCTCCGACAACACGCCAATGTTGGCCTCAAACACCTTCTTCCATTGATATCCGTCACACGGACGACACGGACTTACCCTTCAAAGCGTACGGCTATCTTGTAGACCAAGGCGACAATTGCGGTCAAGACGAGACCCGCTGGACTTGCACCTCTGGGAAGAGGAAAACAAAGCAGAGAGAACAGAAGTGTCTTACGTAGGTTTGCATGGAGTCTGGACAAGTGCATAGTCAACTTGATTGTAAAGGGCCTCTCGGATGGGTTGGGGGgggaagagacaaaaaaaaaaaaacatttcaccctAGGACTGATGACCACTCCATGCATGAAATTCATATCCGTACATTTCTCATAGAGCCAAGCTGGTTGAACTAATCATAGAGATGCATTGATGTAACAAATTGAACCAGGGCTTTACATCAAGTCACTGTAGCAGCCTACACCTTGACATCACCCGGTCAGTATCGCATTTCTTTCcaatttacttgtatgtttatcgtgtactgtgtctcgtcaccgtgggctAGGGGAAACGTCATttggatttctttgtgtgtctcggcatgaaggaattgacaataaagccgaCTCTGACGTGTCCTATCGGAAGTTGCTCACAGCTACGGATGAAAGGAACACACAGCACAATAAAGTGACCCACATACGATTTTGTCTGGAAAGTGGACTACTGACACACATTTCAAGGAAATAACTCATACTGAAGGCTCGCTAGGGTTTGAAAGGAAGGAAAGACACTGAAGGTAGAAAAGGAGGACACAGAGGTCACTGaaacagcagaagaaaaaaaaagtcatttgtctGGACTAGGAATAGTCGAGTTGTGTTGCGTCAAACAAGTTGCCATGAAATCTTGAAAGAAAATTGTGCCATTCattggtctgtctgtctgcctgcctgccagtccCAACACCAATGTTGTAGTAATAAGAAAATGCACATTGATGACATTCAATGGTGGAGGGGCATTGAGCTGGATTCATGTGCAGACTTTGATGTGGCCCACTTCCTTGAGTCAGAATGCCATTTCACGCAAACGAATGAGCCACGCACTGAATTGTTTGTCGTGATGAGTTGCTTGATGATGTTCTACAGCGTACTCACATCAGTGCCAAGCCAAGGTAGTTTGCCGTGCTGCCCCAGTACATTGGATTTGCTGTGAGACTGAAGGGAAAGCCTGTCACCTTCTCATCCATCACAATGCCAAAGTAGTCCCCTGCAGAGCACATTGTTCCAAAGTTAAATAGATGATCTCCAAAAATCATAGCCATATGGAGGATAGAAAAGATGGCCTCTTTGACGCTCATTTCGTAAGCGTTCACCTGTAGCGCAGGGATGTGaactcggtcggtcggtcggtcggtcggccccTGTTTATTGTAAAGTGAGCAGCGTACCGTTGATTTGCACAATCCGACCAAGTTCCAGCCAATGTAAGAGGGCAAACgtaaaaaaatataagaaaaacctCCTGTGGCTTCCAGGTTAAGCGTTGCGACGCTCCAAAGAGCCTGCAAGTTGGAGGAAATTGATTTGGAATTGAGGAGATGTGGCACAACATTACGTGAACCTAattcaaaagcaaacaaaagcggCCGTTTTTCTTCTGCTCTCACCATTGTTTGGTATTATGATGATGGAAAAAAGGGTCACCTGCTTTCTGTCAAGTGTGTCGTAGCCCTAAATTGGAGCGCAATGGCCGAGTTGCCATGCCAGGTGGCTGACACATCAGCGACCTGTGTATAGGTTTGATTCTCCTTTTTTTCCTGCTCCGTCACCTTGACTCATCAGGTCACGGTGACTCCAGGCGGCTTAATATAGAGCACAGAGGACACATGGAACCAACGCAGGCTTTAAGGCGCGTGTGGGTTGGAGGAGCTTACATTTTCCCCCCTTGCTCCTCTGTAAATTCAATTCCAATTACAAACAGTATGGCTTCTAAATCTGCCAACGAGCGAGTGAGTGGGAGGCTGCGTGACGAcatcacgccgccgccgccgaagcGGGATTCAAATTCATGTCGGTAGGTGTATTTGAATTGCGCAAACATAACCTGATTGAGGGCTGAGCCATTTCCATTGTCATTCCAGTACCACTGGTGTTAAGACAGAAACCCTTTGGACTTACCAAGGAACGT comes from the Syngnathus typhle isolate RoL2023-S1 ecotype Sweden linkage group LG18, RoL_Styp_1.0, whole genome shotgun sequence genome and includes:
- the LOC133142669 gene encoding dexamethasone-induced Ras-related protein 1-like isoform X1, translating into MIKKMPPSESDFDIPAKNCSRMVILGSTKVGKTAIVSRFLNGRFDEQYTPTIEDFHRKVYSIKGDVYQLDILDTSGNHPFPAMRRLSILTGDVFILVFSLDNRDSFNEVQRLKRQIYETKLCLKNKMKEKLDVPLVICGNKADRQFHRQVQRPDIQQLVDGGGGDDDDNKCAYFEISAKRNENVDQMFQALFTLAKLPHEMSPDLHRKVSLQYCHMLRTKSVKNKKMKDGSGGGGGEAYGMVTPYARRPSVHSDLMYIKEKAVGGGQAKEKERCLIS
- the LOC133142669 gene encoding dexamethasone-induced Ras-related protein 1-like isoform X2, which translates into the protein MIKKMPPSESDFDIPAKNCSRMVILGSTKVGKTAIVSRFLNGRFDEQYTPTIEDFHRKVYSIKGDVYQLDILDTSGNHPFPAMRRLSILTDQVVPQEQNEREARRASGHMRQQG